The Phycisphaeraceae bacterium genome segment CCACCGACGCCGCCACCGGCAAGGCCACGGTGCGGCTGTCGGTCCGGGAGGCCGGTGAGCACGTGCTGCGCGCCTCCGGCGAGGACCAGTTCAGGCAGATGGTGACGACGGAGGCGTCGATCCGCGTCGCCGGGTCGGATGATGCAACCCGTCTGCGCTTCTTCGCGGAGTCCGACGCGATGTCGGCGGGTGGTTCGCCCGTGGTGCGGCTGCACAGCATGATCGACAAGGGGCTGGCCCTGCTGACGTGGGAGGGTGAGTCCATTCTGTCCTACCGCGTCGTGCCCGTGCAGGCCGGGCACAACGAGGTGCGTTTCGATGTCGGCCACGACCTCTACCCCAACTTCGCACTGACCGCCAGCGTGATGGATGGAGCGCGGCTGCACTCGGCGCGCAAGACCTTCACGGTGGAGCGCGGGCTGCGCGTGAAGGTGCAGCCGAAGCTGGGCATGTACCCCCCCGGATCGACGGGACAGGTGGAGATCACGGTCACCGATCAACAGGGGCGTCCCGTGGAGGCGGAACTGGCCATGGCGCTGTTGGATGAGACGCTGCTGGCGGTGCATCCCGACGGCACGCCGCCGATTCAGGCCTTCTTCCAGAGCGGGGTCACGCGATTCGCGGACTTCCGCGCGGCGTCAAGCAACGGTTTCCGCTACGACGCGATCACCACGCGGGTCATCAAGGCGTACCTCGAGGAGGCCGACCGCCTTGTGCAGACGGAGCGACGACAGGAGGAGCTGGCGCGCGCGGGGGAGTCGCTGGAAGCGCTCAAGAGCGCGGCGCCGGCCGCCCCGCCAGCGGGACGGCCCGCGCGAGGCGGCGTCACGGGCGGCGGCTCCGGCGCCCCCGGAGCCCCCGGCGCCGCGGATGTGCTGCTCGTCGGTCGGGCGTCTGACGCGCGCCTGGGAGAGCGAGAGGCCAGCCGTCTCCTGCGGCTCGATGTCAACGCGGAAGGCGGACCACCGATGATCGGCGGGTTCGCGGGCGCCGACGATGCCGGCGGCATCGTCGCGCGACGCGACGTGGACGCCGCCGGCTGGTGGAATCCCTCGATCATCACGGACGCGCAGGGCATGGCGGTGATCGACTTGGCGCTGCCGGAGCGCGCCTCGTCGTGGCGGCTCATCGCCCGAGGCGTCACCGTCGAGACGCTGGTGGGCGAGGCGACCGGCCAGATCGTCACGCGCAAGGATTTCTTCGTGGAGATCAAGACGCCCCGTGCCGTGCGTGAGGGCGATCGTCCGCGCGTGCTGGCCCGCGTCCACAACCTGACCGAGTACGCCGGTCGCGTGGAACTGACGATGACCGTCGCCAGCGGGACGCGCACCATCGCGGAGCAGCGACGGTCGATCGAGATCACCAAGGGACAGGGGGGCGAGGCGCTCTTCGAGCCGTTCGAGACTCCCGCGGCCGGCGAGTTGGAGATCACGGTGGCCGCCCGCGCCGGGGCGCATGGTGACGCGGTCAGGCGAGCGCTCGCCGTGCTTCCGTGGGGCGTGGAGTACGCCTCGCACGGAGGCGGCGTGACCACGGGTAGCACCTCGGTGGCAGTGACCTTGCCGCCGGGGCTGCCGTACGCCTCGCGCTGGCTGATGGTGCAGGTCGGCCCTGATCTGGATCGCATGCTGCTCGACCTGGTGCTGGGCGGATCGTTCACACCCGCGCCTCGTCGTGAGGCGGAGCATGCGGGCGTGGCGTTTCCGCGATCCATGCCGATCTGGGGCGGCTTCGAGGGCTCTGAACTGCTCGCCGCCATCGCCGGTCTGGAGTACGCGCGGGCGGTGGAGGCGCCGGCAACGGACCTCGACCGACTGAACGCCCGCGTGCGCGCCCTGGTGGGGGCTGTGGTGGTCAGTCAGCAGGGCGACGGCGGCTGGGCGCTCACGCCCGGCGCCAGTTCCGACTGGTACGCCAGCAGCATCACGTACTGGGCGCTGTCGCGGGCGATGCGCGCGGGCGTGACGGTGCATCTCGACACGCTGGCCAGAGCCGAGGCGTACCTGCTCTCCGCCTACCAGCGCTCCGAGGCGGCTGACAACGAGTCGAAGGCCGTCATCCTGCACGCTCTTTCCGCAGGCGGCAAGGCGGACTTCAACCTCGCCAACGCGCTCTACCGCGAGCGGCAGACCCTGCCCCCGATGGCGCAGGCCTACGCGGCGCTCGTCTTCGCCAATCTCGACCGGCTGGAAATCGCGGCGGAGATTCTTCAGTTGATCGAGGCCTCGGGGCGGACGGTCGCCGAGCAGGGGCGCACGCTGCGATCGTGGTCGGCGCCCCGGGGACGTTATCCGTGGCTCCATCAGGAGGTGGAGACGACCGCCATCGTGCTGGCGGCGCTGATGCGCGTGAAGCCCGGCTCGCCGCAGGTGCATGAGGCGGCGCAGTTCCTGCTGCATCGGGCCGGGTGCGATGGACTCATGGGCGGGCGCGAGCGCGGCGTGGTGCTCAGCGCGCTGGGGGGCTACTTCCAGGCGGGCCGCTTCGCCTCCGATGATTATGTGCTCACGGTGACCGTGAACGATCAGCCGGTCGGCACGATCGCGCGGCGAGGCGCGGGCGGTATGGTCACGATCGACGTGCCCGCGCAGGTCCTGCGCGACGGGGCCAACACCGTGCGCTTTGACCTCAACGGCCGGGGCCGGTACGCCTACGCGGCGACGTTGCGCGGGTTCTCGTCAGAGTTCCGCGACAACCCCGGCGCGGGGCTTCCGCAGGTGGAATCGCGTCGATATGTCCACGCGCCGCTCACCTATCGCAGCGCACCCATCAATGCGGCGAGTTCATCGCCCGTCAAGCGCATCGAGGTCGGGCAGCGCGTGGTGGTGCGCGTGGACATGCAGAACCTGCACAACCCGCAGCCGCTGGTGGTGGAGGAGCCGCTGCCCGCGGGCATGACCTACGTGGAGGGGTCGCTGTCGGGCGGCAGCGTCTCGCGCGTGGAGCAGCGCGACGGTCGGCTGGTGCTTCACCTGCCGGGCGGCGCGATGATGCCGGACTTCTCGTACGAACTCGTCGGCTTCACCACGGGTGAGTACCGCGCGGCGCCCACGCAGGTGCGGGCGGCTCTGGACCCGTCGCGCCTGCGGCTGGGCAAGGTCGATGCGCTCAGCGTGCTTCCGCCGGGTGAGAAGTCGGATGACCCGTACCAGATCAACGATCATGAGCGGTTCGTGCTGGGCAGCGCGCTGTTCAACGACGGGCTGCTGGCGGAATCGCTGGAATATCTCTGGCCCCTCTTCGATCGACCGCAGAAGTACAGCGAGCGCGAGGTCGCCCGCATGCTGCTGTGGATTCACACCGTGGAGTATCTCTTCGACCCGGCCCGCGTGGTGAGCGCGTTCGAGATTCTCACCGTGCGCCACCCGGACCTGACGATTCCCTTCGACCGCATTCTCGCCGTGGGCCGGGCGTATCGGCATCTCGGCGAGTTCGAGCGCGCGGCGATCGTCTTCCGCGCCACCATCGACTCGAGCTTCCTCAACGATTCCATGGTCAGCGCGGTGCTCGAGGACGAGGGCCAGGTGCTCGATTCCATCGACTTCCAGGAGTCGCTCTGGTGGCAGTACCCCGACACGCCGGAGGTGGCGGCGAGCGCCTTCGCGCTGTCTCAGCAGTTGTACGCGCTGTCGCAGCGCGCTTCGGAGTTGGCAAAGGTCGCCCGACGCGTACGCGTGCCGGGACAGGCGGGGGCGAACGCCGCGGCCGATCGCCCCACGCGCGTCTCCCTGCTCACCGGGGCGGTGCGCCTGCTGTCGGACTTCCTGACGCGATACCCCGCCAGCCCGCTGGCGGATGACGCCGCCTTCAGCATGGCCAACGCCTTCCTGGATCTCAGGGACTACGACGCCGTGATCTCCCTCTCGCAGTCGTTCGCCAGGCGCTTCCGCGAAGGCGAGTTCGCGGGCGGATTCCAGTACATGACCGCGCTGGGTCACTTCTGGAAGCGGGATTACGAGCCGGCATTGGCCGCCGCGCGGGTGGTGGCCGACGGGGAGACCGCCGACCGTGACTTCGCGCGGTACATCCTGGGGCAGATTCATCACGCCCAGGGACATCCGGCCCAGGCCATCGAGTGGTACAACCGGGTGCGAGCGCTGTACCCCGACGCGGCGGAGGCCATCGACTACTTCGAGCGCAAGCGGCTCTCGCTTGATGAAGTGACCATCCGCAGGCCGGGCGAGAAGGTGGAGCTTCCCATCCGCTACCGCAACATCCGCGAGGCGGACGTGCAGGTCTACCGCGTGGACCTGATGAAGCTGTATCTGCGCGAGAAGAACCTCAGCCAGATCACGCAGGTCAACCTGGCGGGCATCGAACCGATGGTCTCGACGCGCCTGTCGCTTGGCGACGGCCGGGACTACCTGGACAAGGAGCGCGTGACGCCGCTGGAGCTGAAGGACGAAGGGGCGTACCTGGTCATCTGCCGGGGAGACGATCTCTTCGCCAGCGGACTGGTGCTCATCACGCCGCTGCGCATCGAGGCGCAGGAGGACGCCCAGTCGGGCCGCGCCCGCATCAACGTGATCGACGACGTGAAAGGGAACCGTCCCGCGGGGGTCCACGTGAAGGCCATCGGCAGCGCGGACAGCGAGTTCCGCTCCGGCGAGACCGACCTGCGCGGCGTGTTCATCGCCGACGGACTGCGCGGGCGCGTCACCGCCATCGCGCGGGACGAGTCGGCGCGGTACGCCTTCTTCCGCGGCGAGACGTGGCTCGGCGCGCCGGAGGATCGCGGTCGCGTCCCCGTGCAGCCAGCGCCGCAGCCCCAGAGCGTTGATTATCAGGGCAACCTGCGACTGCAGAACGACGCCCTGCAGCGTCAGAACCAGATGGAGTGGGACCAGCTCCGTCGCCAGCAGCCCGCTGGCGTGGAGGTGCAGCGGGCCAAGTGATGGGCCGCGGTTCAGGGAGTCCACCGATTTGGCGTGTCACGGCTCTGAGAGCCGTGCGGGTGTCATCCCGCGTTCGAGTGGGCGGCGCCCTTCGGTGGAGCATCGAATCAGGACTTGAACACAGGGCCCGCCTTGCACCGCCGGCACGCGCCACGGCCGAGACGGCCGTGGCACACTGGGGTGCACGGAAGTGACTTCTGGCTGGCAGCCGGGGAAGATTGGCCACGCGGCGCATGCCGCGCTGGTGGGAGCACCATGACCATCATCGAATCGGGCGTTTCGTTCACCGACATTCTCGCCGCGCGGGATCGCCTCGCGTCATACGCCCATCGCACGCCGGTGATGACCTGCCGCACCGTGGATGAGTTGGCGGGTCGTCGTGTGTTCTTCAAGTGCGAGAACTTCCAGCGCGTGGGAGCATTCAAGTTCCGGGGGGCGTGCAACGCGGTGATGAAACTGCCCCCGGAGATCGCGGCGCGGGGTGTGGTGACGCACTCGTCCGGCAACCACGCCCAGGCGCTGGCGCTGGCGGCGAGGTTGCGTGGAATCGCGGCGCACATCGTCATGCCGCGCACCGCGCCGGCCGTGAAGAAGCGGGCCGTGGCCGGCTATGGCGCAATGATCTACGAGTGCGAACCGACGCTTGCCGCCCGCGAGTCCGCCGCGGCGGAGGTGATCGCCCGCACCGGGGCGACGCTGATTCATCCGTACGACCACCCGGACGTGATCGCCGGGCAGGGGACGTGTGTGCTGGAGTTGATGGAGCAGGCATCGGCGCTTCAAGGCATCGAGGGACCGAGCCATCAAGGCATCAAGAACATGAGCCGCGACCGTGAGGGAGCGTCTTTCCCCTCACCCCCGGCCCCTCTCCCGGGGGGCGAGGGGCGCGGGCTGGACGCCATCATCGCGCCGGTGGGCGGCGGGGGGCTGATGTCGGGCACGTGCCTCGCCGTCCGTGGGTGTCAGTCATCAACCACCACCCGCCAGCCGATCCGCCTCTTCGGCGCCGAGCCCGCCGGGGCGGATGACGCGGCGCGCTCGCTGGCGGCGGGGCGGCTGATCCCCCAGACCGGGCCGAGGACCATCGCCGACGGGCTGCTCACCTCGCTCAGCGAGCGGACGTTCGGCATCATCTCGACGCACCTGGAACGGATCTTCACGGTCACCGACGACGAGATCATCCGCGCCATGCGACTGGTGTGGGAGCGGATGAAGATCATCATCGAGCCGTCCAGCGCGGCGCCGGTGGCGGCGATCCTGTCGGAGGCGTTCCGGTCGCTCGACGGGATCGATTCGATCGGCGTGATCCTGTCGGGGGGGAACGTGGACCTGGATCATCTCCCATGGGCCGTGCCCCGATCGTGATCGCGGCGGCGGCGATTGATGTGATATCCTGCGGGCATGGGCCAGATGACCAAGTTCCGTGGCCGCGGCTGCGCGGTCGTCCCGAGCATCCTGTGGATCGTGCTGGCGTCGGCGCTGATGGCCGCCGTGCCGCCGCAAGCGAAGGGCGATGACCTCGATGCATCCCTCTCGCCGATGCGGGCGCTCGTCGAGCGGTATGCGACAGACCTGAAACTGCTCGAACGCAAGTACCCGGTGCCGATGTCCGGCGAACGTCGTGAACGCCTGGCGGCATACTTCGCATCGTGGCGCGAGCGGCTCGACGCCGTCGAGTTCGAGCGACTCGACCGCGCCGGTCAGGTTGATCACGTGCTGCTGTCGTACGAAGTCGCCCGCGCGGCAAGGGAACTCGAGCATGAGCAGCGACGCCACGAGGAAGTTGCGCCGCTGCTGCCGTTCGCGCCCACGATCGTCGGCCTGGAGGAAGCGCGGCGGCGGATGGATCCGCTCAACCCGAGCGAGGCGGCGACCACGCTCGCGGGACTGACCGAGGCGATCGAAGCGGCGCAGAAGCACTGGACGGAGCGGTCCAAGCACGAAGGTGGGTCGGGAATCAAGCCCACCGCCGCCAACCGGGCGGCCCGCCTGGCGGAATCGCTGCAGCGCACCCTGCGAGAGTGGTACCGGTACTACGACGGCTACGACCCGCTCTTCACCTGGTGGGCCGCCGAGCCGTACGCCGACGCCGAGCGGGCGCTGCAGGGTTACGCGCGGTTCGTGCGCGGCACGCTGGCGGGGGTCGGCGCGGATGACGGGGACGCCATCATCGGCGATCCGATCGGGCGGGAGGCGCTGATCGACGCGCTGCGGTTCGAGATGATCCGCTTCACGCCCGAGCAACTCGTCGAGATCGCGCGGCGCGAGCACGAATGGTGCCTGCGCGAGATGAAGAAGGCCGCGAACGAACTGGGGCACGGCGAGGACTGGCACGCGGCGCTGGAGCACGTCAAAACGCTGCACGTGCAGCCGGGCGAGCAGCCAGAGTTGATCCGCAGGCAGGCGCTGGAGGCCATCGAGTTCGTCGAATCGCGCGACCTGCTCACCGTGCCCGACCTGGCCAAGGAAGGGTGGCGGATGGAGATGATGTCGCCGGAGCGGCAGAAGGTGAGCCCGTATTTCCTGGGGGGCGAGTCGATCATCGTGTCCTACCCGACCAACGCCATGAGCCACAAGGACAAGCTCATGTCGATGCGCGGCAACAACCCGTACTTCTGCCGCGCCGTGGTGCATCATGAACTGATCCCAGGCCACCACCTGCAGGGGTTCATGACCGACCGTTACAGCACGCACCGGCAGCTGTTCCGAACGCCGTTCTGGATCGAGGGCTGGGCGCTCTACTGGGAAATGCTGCTGTGGGATCTGGACTTTGCATCCACGCCCGAGCAGCGCATCGGCATGCTGTTCTGGCGCATGCACCGCTGCGCCCGCATCGTGTTCTCGCTCTCATTCCACCTCGAACAGATGACCGCGCAGCAGTGCATCGACTACCTCATCGAGAACGTGGGCCACGAGCCGATCCACGCCGAGGCGGAAGTGCGGCGGTCGGTGAGCGGTGACTACGGTCCGCTCTACCAGGCGGCGTATATGCTCGGGGGGCTGCAGTTCCGCGCCCTGCACAAGGAACTGGTCGCGTCAGGGAAGATGACGAACCGTCAGTTTCACGACGCCATCCTGCGTCTCGGCCCGATTCCGGTGGAGATGGTGCGGGCGTCGCTCATGCCGGATGTTCCGCTCTCCCGTGAGTTTGAGCCGTCGTGGGGGTTTTATGAGGGGATTGAGTGAAACGATCGCCAGCCCGGAGTACGGAAGCGTTTCCGAAATGCTGGTGTCAACATCCCGCCGCGTAGAATCCTTGGAATGTCCCTCACCTCCTACCGAGCATTCGTGATGGCGGTGGATCGCGTCGAGCGTCGATTGCGGGAAGTGACCGGCGCGCTGGGGCGCGAGGGCATCCCCTACGCCGTGGTGGGCGGCAACGCGGTGGCGGCGTGGGTGAGCCGGGCCGACCCGAGCGCGACGCGGACCACCAAGGACGTCGATCTCCTCGTCAACCGGCGCGATCTGGAACCCATCACGCGGGTAATGAAGACGCTCGGATTCGAGCGCGAGGACCTGCGATCGCTGGTGATGTTCATCGACCCCGAGGAGCCGAGCCGCAGGGCGGGCGTTCACCTCATCTGGGCTGGCGAGTTGGTCCGCCCGAGCTACGCCTGCCCCGCGCCGATGGTGAGCGAATCGGTGACCGATCCGCAGGGGTTCTCGGTGCTCGATCTGCCCGCGCTGGTGCGGATGAAACTGACTTCGCTGCGCGACATCGACCGCGTTCACATCGCCGACCTGGCGCGAGTCGGGTTGATTGACGAGTCGGTCCGTGCGTCGCTGCCGGACGCCCTTCGTGCGCGGCTCGATGAGATCGTCGCAACCATCGACGACGATCAACCCTGACTGTCAATGCTGGCCGGCGGCCACACTGACCGCTTGCGACACCGAAGAGCCCCCACCCCGGCCCTCTCCCGAGGAAAGAAGGAGTATCAGGTCGCGCAGGCGCCTCACACATCAAACATCATCCGCTCGGGGTGCTCGATGCACTCCTTCACGTGGACGAGGAAGCCCACCGACTCCGCGCCATCGACAATGCGGTGGTCGTACGACAGCGCCAGGTACATCATGGGCCTTAGCGCGATCTGGCCGGGGTGGTCGGGGTCTTCCACGGCGCGCTTCTTGATGGCGTGCATGCCCAGGATGGCTGACTGGGGCGGGTTGAGGATGGGCGTGGCCATGAGCGAGCCGAACACGCCGCCGTTGGTGATGGTGAACGTGCCGCCCTGCAGTTCGTCGAGCGTGAGTTTGCCGTCGCGGGCCCGTGCGGCCAGGTCTCGCACCGCCTTCTCGATGTCGGCGAAGGAGAGCAGGTGCGCGTCCCTGATGATGGGCACCGTCAGCCCCTTGTCCGTGCTCACCGCGATCGACAGGTCCACGTAGTTGTGGTGGACGATCGAATCCTCCTCGATGTAGGCGTTGATGCGCGGATACTTCGCCAGCGCCGAGCAGGCCGCCTTGACGAAGAAGGACATCAGGCCCAGCCCCACGCCGTGCTTCTTCTCGAACTGCTCCTTGAAGCGCGAACGAAGCGCCATGACGTTGGTCATGTCGGCTTCGTTGAAGGTGGTGAGCATGGCGGTGGTGTTCTTGGCGTACACCAGCCGCTCGGCGATGCGCTGCCGCAGCTTGGACATCTTCTCGCGGGTGTCGGCGCGGTTCTCCGAGCCGTGTGCGACGGGACGTGTCTCCGACCCGTGCGCGGCGGCGGGCTTCACCTTCGGCTCGGCGATGGCCGCGACCGGCGTCGTCTTGGCGTTGAGAACATCGTCCTTGGTCACACGACCGCCCGGGCCGGTGCCGCGCACGCCGCCCAGGTCGATCCCGCGCTCCTCGGCGATTTTGCGCGCCACGGACGTGGCCCGCACGCCCGCATCCGGCTCGCCGTTGGCGACGGCAACGGCGCTGGACGACGCGCTCGGCGTGGATGAGCCGGCGGCGACAACGGCCGTCGCGGCCGCGCCCCCCACGGCCCCCACGCCACCCACACTCGCCGCGCCTGCCCTGGGCTTCGCCGCCGCCGTGTCGATCGAGGCGACCACGGCGCCGATGGGCAGTTCCGACCCCGGCGCCGCGATGACGGTGATGACGCCGGCGTCGGCGGAGGGAACGTCAGTCGTGATCTTGTCCGACTCGATCTCGTAGAGCGGTTCGTCCTTCTCCACGTAGTCACCCGTGGACTTGTGCCACTTGGTGAGCACCACTTCGGTGATCGACTCGCCGAGGGACGGAATCGTGACATCGACGGGCATGAGCGGGGAGTCCTTTCTGTCGCCGGATCACCGGGTCCGTTGCTTCGTTCATCGCGCCGCGGAGATCGCGTGCGGCTCCGACGCGCCGGCGCCGGTCTTGGCGGCGATCACCGGTTCGGTGGGGGCAAGCGCACGGGCCAGGATGTCGGCCTGCTCCTCGGCGTGCATCTTGCTGGAACCCACCGCGGGCGAGGGGCTGGCGTCGCGCCCCACGTAGCCGACCGACACGTTCAGTTCCTCCCGCAGGGCGGCCTCGACGAAGCGATACGCGCCGCCGTTCTTCGTCTCCTCCTGCACCCACAGCACCTCGCGGGCGTTGCGGTAGCGCGCCAGGATGTCGCGGAGAACCTGGGTGGGGAAGGGGTAGACCTGCTCCAGCCGCACCAGCGCCACGTCCGCGCGTCCGGCGGTCTCCCGCTCGGATTTGAGTTCGTAGTAGATCTTGCCGGAGCAGAGGATCAGTCGCGTCACGTCCGCGGGACGGCTGATCGACGGGTCATCCAGCACCTCGTGGAAGCGCCCGGAGACCAGTTCCCGCACGGGGCTGACGGCCTCCTTGTGGCGGAGCATGCTCTTGGGCGTCATCACGATGAGCGGCTTGCGGAAGGGCCGCTTGAGCTGTCGTCGCAGCAGGTGGAAGATCTGCGCCGGCGTGGTGGGCTGCGCCACCTGCATGTTGTTGTCGGCGCAGAGCTGCAGGAAGCGCTCCAGCCGCGCGGAGGAGTGCTCCGGCCCCTGTCCTTCGCACCCGTGGGGCAGCAGCAGCACCAGCCCGGAGTGACGCTGCCACTTGAACTCGGCGGAGGCGATGAACTGGTCGATCATCACCTGCGCCCCGTTGGCGAAGTCGCCGAACTGCGCTTCCCAGATGATGAGCATCTTGGGGTCGGCCAGCGAGTAGCCATACTCGTACCCCACGCACGACTGCTCGGAAAGCGGGCTGTTGTGGATGCAGAACTTCGCCTGGTTGGGCGCGATGGCGTTGAGCGGCGTGTGCTGACGACCGGTGCGCGTGTCGGTGAGCACCGCGTGTCGGTGGGAGAAGGTGCCGCGCTCCACGTCCTGCCCAGTCAGGCGCACGGCGTGGCCCTCGAGCAGCAGCGTGCCGTAGGCGAGCAGTTCGCCCATGGCCCAGTCGAGGGGCGCGTCCTCCCCCACCGCGGCGCCGCGCTGCTGAAGGAGTTTCGCCAGTTTGCGGTGGGGGTTGAATCCCTCCGGCACAGCCCCCAGAGCGGCGCCGACCTGCCTGAGGGACTCCAGCGGCGCGGCGGTCGGGGCCGGTTCGTGCGAATAGGCGTTGGTCAGCCCAGACCAGATGCCGGAGAAGGGGTCAACGGCGGGATCGACCGGCTTCTCCTTCGTGCGCGTCTGGGCCACGTCCATCTCGGCGCGCATTTCCTCGCGCAGGGCGTCGCTCTCGGCGCGGGACATGACGCCTTCCTTCGCCAGCCGCTCGGCATAGACCTCGGCCACGGGGATCTTCTTCTCGATGCGCTCGTACATGAGCGGCTGCGTGAAGGCGGGCTCGTCCGCTTCGTTGTGCCCGTACTTGCGGTAGCACCACAGGTCGATGACCACGTCATTGTGGAAGGTCTGGCGGTACTCGAGGGCCAGCCGGGCCACGAAGGCGCAGGCCTCCGGATCGTCGCCGTTGACATGGAAGATGGGCGCCTCGACCATCTTGGCGACGTCGGTGCAATAGCGACCGCTGCGGCCGTCCTCGGGGTCGGTGGTGAAGCCCAGCTGGTTGTTGATGACGATGTGGATGGTGCCGCCCACGGTGTAGCCGCGCAGCGACATCATGTTGAAGCACTCGGCCACGATGCCCTGCCCGGCGAAAGCGGCGTCGCCGTGCATCAGGATCGGCACCACCTTATCACGCTGGGCTTCATTCCTGCGAAGCCGTTGCTTGGCGCGGCATCGGCCCAGCACCACGGGGTTGACGAACTCCAGGTGCGAGGGATTGCTGGCCATCGTCAGGTGGACCGAGTGTCCGGTGGAGGTGACGCGGTCGCAGGAATACCCCCGGTGGTACTTCACGTCGCCGCCGCCCTCGACGTAGTCCTCCACCCACGTTTCCTCGAAATCGGTGAAGAGCTGGTCGTAGGAGCGATTGAAGATGTTGACGAGCACGCTGGCGCGGCCGCGGTGGGCCATGCCCAGGGTGTATTCCTCGACGCCGTTGAGCGGGCCGAGTTCGACGATCTCATCCAGCATGGGGATGAGCGACTCGCCGCCCGACAGCGAAAACCACTTCTTACCCTTGTAGCGGGTATCCAGGAAGACCTCCAGCGCCGTGGCCTTGAGCAGCGACCGCAGGAAGCGGACCTTGTGCTCCTTCTCCACCGCCGGTCGGTTGCGGACGGTCTCCATGCGCTTCTGCAGCCAGCGGCGCTGCTCGCGGTCCTGGATGTGCATGTACTCCACGCCGATGACGCGGCAGTACGTGTCCTCCAGCACCCGGATGATGTCCTTGAGCCGGGAGGGGTTGTCGATGGGCAGGTGGCCGGGGTCGAAATATTCCTCCAGGTCGGCGTCGGTCAGCCCGAAGGACTCGAGCGTGAGCTGCTCGGGGAAGGGGCGCTCCACGCCCAGCGGATCAAGCTGGGCGGCCAGGTGCCCGATGTCGCGGTAGTGGTAGATGAGCGAATCAACGCGACCCTGCTTGGTGTGGGCCACGTCGATCGACGACCCCGTCAGCCGCCCGCCGCCAATACCGGCGGCATCGGGCGCCGGACGCTCGCCGGCGGCGCGCACGCCGAGGTCGAATCCCTGGAAGAACTGCCTCCAGGGCTCATCGACGCTCCCCGGATCGGCTGTCCAGCGTTGATACTGGGTCTCAATGAACTCGGCGTTCCATCCGTTGACGGACATGTCGGGCCGCTCGATGGGCATGATGAACTCCGCGCCACGCGGGGCGCTGCTTCCTGATGAGCGATTCTAGTCGATTCCTGAAAAAAGACGACGCTGGGGAGAACCTGTCGGTGGCGTGCCGGGATGAGGAACACAGGCGGGACGCCCGTGCCACTGGACGCCTCCGCCATTGGACGCCTGGACCGCTGATCCCTTGGGTCACAGCAGCGCCACGGGGTCCACATCCACTGCGGTGCGGGCGTCCGCCACCAGCAGCCCGGCGTTGCGGGCGTCGGTCAGCAGGCGTTGCAGCGTGCCGGGCGATGAGGCCAGCACCTCCACCTGCTGCCGGTGGAAGCCGGCGATCCGCGAAATCGGGCAGGGGGATGGGCCGCGCACCCGAACCCCTTCCGGAGCGCGGCTGCGCAGATGAACCGCCAGGGCGTTGGCGGAGGCGACCGCCTCCGCCAGGTCTTCATCCCGCACCACAATGCGGGCCAGTCGAGTCGTCGGCGGCAGCCCATTTCGCTCGCGGATGGCCAGTTCCGCCTTGGCGAAGCCCTCGTAGTCGTGCCTGGCTGCCAGCCGGATGGGGAGCGCGTCCGGCTGGAAACTCTGCACCACCACGCGTCCCGGCTCGCTCCCTCGACCGGCCCGTCCCGCCACCTGGCTGACAAGTTGAAACGTCCGCTCGGACGCCCGGAAGTC includes the following:
- a CDS encoding pyridoxal-phosphate dependent enzyme, with the protein product MTIIESGVSFTDILAARDRLASYAHRTPVMTCRTVDELAGRRVFFKCENFQRVGAFKFRGACNAVMKLPPEIAARGVVTHSSGNHAQALALAARLRGIAAHIVMPRTAPAVKKRAVAGYGAMIYECEPTLAARESAAAEVIARTGATLIHPYDHPDVIAGQGTCVLELMEQASALQGIEGPSHQGIKNMSRDREGASFPSPPAPLPGGEGRGLDAIIAPVGGGGLMSGTCLAVRGCQSSTTTRQPIRLFGAEPAGADDAARSLAAGRLIPQTGPRTIADGLLTSLSERTFGIISTHLERIFTVTDDEIIRAMRLVWERMKIIIEPSSAAPVAAILSEAFRSLDGIDSIGVILSGGNVDLDHLPWAVPRS
- a CDS encoding DUF885 family protein; the protein is MTKFRGRGCAVVPSILWIVLASALMAAVPPQAKGDDLDASLSPMRALVERYATDLKLLERKYPVPMSGERRERLAAYFASWRERLDAVEFERLDRAGQVDHVLLSYEVARAARELEHEQRRHEEVAPLLPFAPTIVGLEEARRRMDPLNPSEAATTLAGLTEAIEAAQKHWTERSKHEGGSGIKPTAANRAARLAESLQRTLREWYRYYDGYDPLFTWWAAEPYADAERALQGYARFVRGTLAGVGADDGDAIIGDPIGREALIDALRFEMIRFTPEQLVEIARREHEWCLREMKKAANELGHGEDWHAALEHVKTLHVQPGEQPELIRRQALEAIEFVESRDLLTVPDLAKEGWRMEMMSPERQKVSPYFLGGESIIVSYPTNAMSHKDKLMSMRGNNPYFCRAVVHHELIPGHHLQGFMTDRYSTHRQLFRTPFWIEGWALYWEMLLWDLDFASTPEQRIGMLFWRMHRCARIVFSLSFHLEQMTAQQCIDYLIENVGHEPIHAEAEVRRSVSGDYGPLYQAAYMLGGLQFRALHKELVASGKMTNRQFHDAILRLGPIPVEMVRASLMPDVPLSREFEPSWGFYEGIE
- a CDS encoding nucleotidyltransferase family protein gives rise to the protein MSLTSYRAFVMAVDRVERRLREVTGALGREGIPYAVVGGNAVAAWVSRADPSATRTTKDVDLLVNRRDLEPITRVMKTLGFEREDLRSLVMFIDPEEPSRRAGVHLIWAGELVRPSYACPAPMVSESVTDPQGFSVLDLPALVRMKLTSLRDIDRVHIADLARVGLIDESVRASLPDALRARLDEIVATIDDDQP
- the odhB gene encoding 2-oxoglutarate dehydrogenase complex dihydrolipoyllysine-residue succinyltransferase, coding for MPVDVTIPSLGESITEVVLTKWHKSTGDYVEKDEPLYEIESDKITTDVPSADAGVITVIAAPGSELPIGAVVASIDTAAAKPRAGAASVGGVGAVGGAAATAVVAAGSSTPSASSSAVAVANGEPDAGVRATSVARKIAEERGIDLGGVRGTGPGGRVTKDDVLNAKTTPVAAIAEPKVKPAAAHGSETRPVAHGSENRADTREKMSKLRQRIAERLVYAKNTTAMLTTFNEADMTNVMALRSRFKEQFEKKHGVGLGLMSFFVKAACSALAKYPRINAYIEEDSIVHHNYVDLSIAVSTDKGLTVPIIRDAHLLSFADIEKAVRDLAARARDGKLTLDELQGGTFTITNGGVFGSLMATPILNPPQSAILGMHAIKKRAVEDPDHPGQIALRPMMYLALSYDHRIVDGAESVGFLVHVKECIEHPERMMFDV